In Onthophagus taurus isolate NC chromosome 6, IU_Otau_3.0, whole genome shotgun sequence, a genomic segment contains:
- the LOC111424868 gene encoding sodium-driven chloride bicarbonate exchanger isoform X8: protein MDPQDEAPIDPGAQKSAQTFDEKDFEGHRAHSVFVGVHVPGERRHSHRRHSHKHHHRSSSVHDGTDDERPITPPAQRVQFILGEDADESSHETHPIFSEMEELVGEGEDMEWKETARWIKFEEDVEEGGNRWSKPHVATLSLHSLFELRSLLLNGTLFLDMEATSVDQIADMVLENMVNANTLALDKKDKVREALLRRHRHQHQTKKPVLPIIRSFAEIGRNYSTSKRSDKHDGMKKSASSISMSRHHHSTTDLSNGDIPQHNLQFMRKIPHGSEASNILVGEVDFLDKTISAFIRLSKASIMGDLTEVPVPTRFLFLLLGPANTNSGFHEIGRAMATLMSDEVFHEVAYRAKNRDHILAGIDEFLDAVTVLPPGEWDPSIRIEPPAAVPPQDSRKRPTTEKPTDEIDEEEEEQKLREESGLSRTGRLFGGLINDIKRKAPWYWSDIKDAVSMQCIASWIFLYFACLSPIITFGGLLSQATGRNMAAMESLVSGFVCGVGYGFFSGQPLTILGSTGPVLVFETIVFEFCQRVGWDYMSFRFWIGTWIAVILLILVAIDASALVCYITRFTEENFATLIAFIFIYKAVENVAIIGKSFPINPGLTNISYNCSCSLNGTITSLTTVDESTTLDKTSCLQLNGTLLGDGCTEFVPDVFLMSILLFLGTFTISVILKDFKNSLFFPSTVRQYVSDFAVIIAILSMTMLDFKVGINTPKLEVPQEFKPTSPDRTWIIDPFKNPIYTFILALLPALLGTILIFMDQQITTVIINRKENKLKKGGGYHLDLFVLAILIQICTLMGLPWFVAATVLSINHVNSLKVESECAAPGEKPQFLGVREQRVTHIFIFLTIGLSVFLTPMLSHIPMPVLYGVFLYMGVASLKGLQFFDRILIMFMPNKYQPDYMFLRQVPIRRVHIFTLIQLACLVCLWVIKSFSTTSILFPLMLVVMIGIRKSLDFFFARRELKILDDIMPEMTKRHQQDMIEGSEQDKPIHLENAGNLKISLANGNVMNIPLSAINISEEVNKTGIWKQVNSCNKTDKKRGASVSRFRKKKHSKKEEKRDERKLEKRLSTMAEEDEEEGITIKRNSVKDKSHWSVGEKKSDKSEETRV from the exons ATGGATCCACAGGATGAGGCTCCAATTGATCCGGGCGCACAGAAATCCGCACAAACTTTCGACGAGAAAGACTTTGAAG GACATAGAGCTCATTCAGTCTTTGTCGGAGTCCATGTGCCAGGGGAACGGAGGCATTCCCATAGAAGACATTCGCACAAACATCACCACAGAAGCTCTTCTGTTCATGATGGGACTGATGATGAACGACCAA TCACTCCACCGGCTCAAAGAGTCCAATTCATCCTCGGCGAAGACGCCGACGAATCTTCCCACGAGACCCACCCGATTTTCTCAGAAATGGAGGAGTTGGTGGGTGAAGGTGAAGATATGGAATGGAAAGAAACAGCTAGGTGGATTAAATTCGAGGAAGACGTCGAAGAAGGTGGTAATCGATGGTCGAAACCGCACGTCGCCACGCTTTCTTTGCACTCCCTCTTCGAATTGAGGAGTCTCCTCCTCAATGGGACGTTATTTTTGGATATGGAGGCTACTTCGGTGGATCAAATTGCCGATATGGTTTTAGAGAATATGGTGAACGCAAATACTTTAGctttagataaaaaagataaagtcCGGGAAGCTCTTTTGAGAAGACATCGACACCAACATCAAACGAAGAAACCAGTTTTACCAATTATTAGATCTTTTGCTGAAATAGGAAGAAATTATTCTACGTCaaaaa gATCGGACAAACACGATGGTATGAAAAAAAGTGCAAGTTCCATATCAATGTCTCGACACCATCACAGTACCACCGATTTAAGTAACGGAGATATCCCACAGCACAACTTACAATTTATGCGAAAAATTCCTCACGGATCTGAAGCTTCTAACATTTTAGTTGGAGAAGTTGATTTTTTGGATAAAACAATATCAGCGTTTATCCGTTTGAGTAAAGCCTCTATAATGGGAGATTTAACCGAGGTTCCGGTACCAACGAGATTCCTGTTCTTATTACTTGGACCTGCCAACACAAATTCAGGTTTTCACGAAATTGGAAGGGCTATGGCGACGTTAATGTCTGATGAGGTTTTTCATGAGGTGGCTTATCGAGCTAAAAATAGGGATCATATTTTAGCCGGGATTGATGAGTTTTTAGATGCCGTGACGGTTTTACCGCCAGGTGAATGGGATCCGTCGATTAGAATTGAACCTCCAGCTGCGGTTCCTCCTCAAGATTCACGAAAACGACCGACAACGGAGAAACCAACCGATGAAATTGACGAGGAAGAGGAAGAACAAAAGTTGCGCGAAGAATCCGGGTTATCTCGAACTGGAAGACTTTTTGGTGGGTTAATAAacgatattaaaagaaaagctCCTTGGTATTGGTCCGATATTAAAGACGCCGTGTCCATGCAATGCATCGCTTCGTggattttcttgtattttgcTTGTTTGTCTCCTATAATCACTTTTGGAGGATTACTTTCTCAAGCCACCGGAAGAAATATGGCAGCTATGGAATCATTGGTTTCTGGATTTGTGTGCGGAGTTGGTTATGGATTTTTTTCGGGACAACCCCTCACGATTTTAGGTTCAACCGGGCCCGTTCTTGTGTTTGAAACaatcgtttttgaattttgtcaACGAGTCGGCTGGGATTATATGTCTTTTCGATTTTGGATTGGAACCTGGATcgctgttattttattaatactcgTTGCCATTGATGCAAGTGCTCTTGTTTGTTACATTACAAGATTTACGGAGGAAAATTTTGCAACTCTCATTGcgttcatttttatttataag GCAGTGGAAAATGTTGCAATTATTGGAAAATCATTTCCAATCAATCCCGGTCTTACTAACATCTCCTATAACTGCTCGTGCtcgttaaatggaacgataacTTCTCTAACGACCGTTGATGAGTCTACCACCTTAGATAAGACGAGTTGTTTG cAATTAAATGGTACGTTACTCGGAGATGGATGTACCGAATTCGTTCCAGATGTCTTCCTTATGTCCATCTTACTCTTTTTGGGGACATTTACAATTtcggttattttaaaagatttcaaaaattccttaTTCTTTCCATCAAcg GTTCGTCAATACGTGAGCGATTTTGCTGTAATCATAGCAATTTTATCGATGACTATGTTGGATTTTAAAGTAGGAATAAATACTCCAAAATTAGAAGTGCCGCAAGAATTCAAACCAACATCTCCGGATAGAACCTGGATTATAGATCCTTTTAAAAATCCGATATACACGTTTATACTAGCATTACTTCCAGCTTTGCTTGGTACCATCCTTATATTCATGGACCAACAAATCACAaccgttattattaatagaaaagAGAATAAATTGAAGAAAGGTGGAGGTTATCACCTCGATTTATTCGTGCTAgcaattttgatacaaatttgCACATTAATGGGGTTGCCCTGGTTCGTAGCGGCTACGGTGTTATCGATAAATCACGTTAATTCTTTGAAAGTGGAGTCTGAGTGTGCAGCTCCTGGGGAGAAACCCCAATTTTTGGGGGTAAGGGAGCAAAGGGTGACccatatttttatctttttaactATCGGATTATCGGTGTTTTTAACACCAATGTTGAGTCATATTCCTATGCCGGTGTTATACGGCGTTTTTCTTTATATGGGAGTCGCTTCTTTGAAaggattacaattttttgataggATTCTTATTATGTTTATGCCGAATAAGTATCAACCTGATTATATGTTCCTGAGACAG GTTCCAATAAGACGTGTAcatatttttactttaattcaATTGGCTTGTTTGGTGTGTTTATGGGTGATTAAATCGTTCAGTACAACTTCAATCCTTTTCCCGTTGATGTTGGTGGTGATGATTGGTATTAGAAAATCGTTGGACTTTTTCTTCGCCCGGAGGGAATTGAAGATTTTGGACGATATCATGCCGGAGATGACTAAGAGACATCAACAGGATATGATCGAAGGATCTGAG CAGGATAAACCGATTCACCTGGAGAATGCGGGCAATTTGAAGATATCGTTGGCGAATGGGAACGTGATGAACATCCCGCTGTCGGCGATAAACATATCTGAAGAGGTTAATAAGACCGGGATCTGGAAGCAAGTCAATAGCTGCAATAAAACCGACAAGAAACGAGGTGCGTCCGTTTCAAG GTTCAGAAAGAAGAAACACTCGAAAAAGGAGGAGAAACGCGACGAGAGGAAGTTGGAGAAACGACTGTCAACGATGGCGGAAGAGGATGAAGAGGAGGGGATTACGATAAAG
- the LOC111424868 gene encoding electroneutral sodium bicarbonate exchanger 1 isoform X6, which produces MDPQDEAPIDPGAQKSAQTFDEKDFEGHRAHSVFVGVHVPGERRHSHRRHSHKHHHRSSSVHDGTDDERPKLLGIRRQFSISEEGEIFTPPAQRVQFILGEDADESSHETHPIFSEMEELVGEGEDMEWKETARWIKFEEDVEEGGNRWSKPHVATLSLHSLFELRSLLLNGTLFLDMEATSVDQIADMVLENMVNANTLALDKKDKVREALLRRHRHQHQTKKPVLPIIRSFAEIGRNYSTSKMEESSFGESVGKSPEYGKFLSIPGQGSDKHDGMKKSASSISMSRHHHSTTDLSNGDIPQHNLQFMRKIPHGSEASNILVGEVDFLDKTISAFIRLSKASIMGDLTEVPVPTRFLFLLLGPANTNSGFHEIGRAMATLMSDEVFHEVAYRAKNRDHILAGIDEFLDAVTVLPPGEWDPSIRIEPPAAVPPQDSRKRPTTEKPTDEIDEEEEEQKLREESGLSRTGRLFGGLINDIKRKAPWYWSDIKDAVSMQCIASWIFLYFACLSPIITFGGLLSQATGRNMAAMESLVSGFVCGVGYGFFSGQPLTILGSTGPVLVFETIVFEFCQRVGWDYMSFRFWIGTWIAVILLILVAIDASALVCYITRFTEENFATLIAFIFIYKAVENVAIIGKSFPINPGLTNISYNCSCSLNGTITSLTTVDESTTLDKTSCLQLNGTLLGDGCTEFVPDVFLMSILLFLGTFTISVILKDFKNSLFFPSTVRQYVSDFAVIIAILSMTMLDFKVGINTPKLEVPQEFKPTSPDRTWIIDPFKNPIYTFILALLPALLGTILIFMDQQITTVIINRKENKLKKGGGYHLDLFVLAILIQICTLMGLPWFVAATVLSINHVNSLKVESECAAPGEKPQFLGVREQRVTHIFIFLTIGLSVFLTPMLSHIPMPVLYGVFLYMGVASLKGLQFFDRILIMFMPNKYQPDYMFLRQVPIRRVHIFTLIQLACLVCLWVIKSFSTTSILFPLMLVVMIGIRKSLDFFFARRELKILDDIMPEMTKRHQQDMIEGSEQDKPIHLENAGNLKISLANGNVMNIPLSAINISEEVNKTGIWKQVNSCNKTDKKRGASVSRFRKKKHSKKEEKRDERKLEKRLSTMAEEDEEEGITIKRNSVKDKSHWSVGEKKSDKSEETRV; this is translated from the exons ATGGATCCACAGGATGAGGCTCCAATTGATCCGGGCGCACAGAAATCCGCACAAACTTTCGACGAGAAAGACTTTGAAG GACATAGAGCTCATTCAGTCTTTGTCGGAGTCCATGTGCCAGGGGAACGGAGGCATTCCCATAGAAGACATTCGCACAAACATCACCACAGAAGCTCTTCTGTTCATGATGGGACTGATGATGAACGACCAA AACTTCTTGGTATACGTAGACAATTCAGCATATCAGAAGAAGGGGAAATAT TCACTCCACCGGCTCAAAGAGTCCAATTCATCCTCGGCGAAGACGCCGACGAATCTTCCCACGAGACCCACCCGATTTTCTCAGAAATGGAGGAGTTGGTGGGTGAAGGTGAAGATATGGAATGGAAAGAAACAGCTAGGTGGATTAAATTCGAGGAAGACGTCGAAGAAGGTGGTAATCGATGGTCGAAACCGCACGTCGCCACGCTTTCTTTGCACTCCCTCTTCGAATTGAGGAGTCTCCTCCTCAATGGGACGTTATTTTTGGATATGGAGGCTACTTCGGTGGATCAAATTGCCGATATGGTTTTAGAGAATATGGTGAACGCAAATACTTTAGctttagataaaaaagataaagtcCGGGAAGCTCTTTTGAGAAGACATCGACACCAACATCAAACGAAGAAACCAGTTTTACCAATTATTAGATCTTTTGCTGAAATAGGAAGAAATTATTCTACGTCaaaaa TGGAAGAATCGTCTTTCGGTGAAAGTGTCGGAAAATCACCGGAATATGGAAAATTCTTGTCCATTCCAGGACAAG gATCGGACAAACACGATGGTATGAAAAAAAGTGCAAGTTCCATATCAATGTCTCGACACCATCACAGTACCACCGATTTAAGTAACGGAGATATCCCACAGCACAACTTACAATTTATGCGAAAAATTCCTCACGGATCTGAAGCTTCTAACATTTTAGTTGGAGAAGTTGATTTTTTGGATAAAACAATATCAGCGTTTATCCGTTTGAGTAAAGCCTCTATAATGGGAGATTTAACCGAGGTTCCGGTACCAACGAGATTCCTGTTCTTATTACTTGGACCTGCCAACACAAATTCAGGTTTTCACGAAATTGGAAGGGCTATGGCGACGTTAATGTCTGATGAGGTTTTTCATGAGGTGGCTTATCGAGCTAAAAATAGGGATCATATTTTAGCCGGGATTGATGAGTTTTTAGATGCCGTGACGGTTTTACCGCCAGGTGAATGGGATCCGTCGATTAGAATTGAACCTCCAGCTGCGGTTCCTCCTCAAGATTCACGAAAACGACCGACAACGGAGAAACCAACCGATGAAATTGACGAGGAAGAGGAAGAACAAAAGTTGCGCGAAGAATCCGGGTTATCTCGAACTGGAAGACTTTTTGGTGGGTTAATAAacgatattaaaagaaaagctCCTTGGTATTGGTCCGATATTAAAGACGCCGTGTCCATGCAATGCATCGCTTCGTggattttcttgtattttgcTTGTTTGTCTCCTATAATCACTTTTGGAGGATTACTTTCTCAAGCCACCGGAAGAAATATGGCAGCTATGGAATCATTGGTTTCTGGATTTGTGTGCGGAGTTGGTTATGGATTTTTTTCGGGACAACCCCTCACGATTTTAGGTTCAACCGGGCCCGTTCTTGTGTTTGAAACaatcgtttttgaattttgtcaACGAGTCGGCTGGGATTATATGTCTTTTCGATTTTGGATTGGAACCTGGATcgctgttattttattaatactcgTTGCCATTGATGCAAGTGCTCTTGTTTGTTACATTACAAGATTTACGGAGGAAAATTTTGCAACTCTCATTGcgttcatttttatttataag GCAGTGGAAAATGTTGCAATTATTGGAAAATCATTTCCAATCAATCCCGGTCTTACTAACATCTCCTATAACTGCTCGTGCtcgttaaatggaacgataacTTCTCTAACGACCGTTGATGAGTCTACCACCTTAGATAAGACGAGTTGTTTG cAATTAAATGGTACGTTACTCGGAGATGGATGTACCGAATTCGTTCCAGATGTCTTCCTTATGTCCATCTTACTCTTTTTGGGGACATTTACAATTtcggttattttaaaagatttcaaaaattccttaTTCTTTCCATCAAcg GTTCGTCAATACGTGAGCGATTTTGCTGTAATCATAGCAATTTTATCGATGACTATGTTGGATTTTAAAGTAGGAATAAATACTCCAAAATTAGAAGTGCCGCAAGAATTCAAACCAACATCTCCGGATAGAACCTGGATTATAGATCCTTTTAAAAATCCGATATACACGTTTATACTAGCATTACTTCCAGCTTTGCTTGGTACCATCCTTATATTCATGGACCAACAAATCACAaccgttattattaatagaaaagAGAATAAATTGAAGAAAGGTGGAGGTTATCACCTCGATTTATTCGTGCTAgcaattttgatacaaatttgCACATTAATGGGGTTGCCCTGGTTCGTAGCGGCTACGGTGTTATCGATAAATCACGTTAATTCTTTGAAAGTGGAGTCTGAGTGTGCAGCTCCTGGGGAGAAACCCCAATTTTTGGGGGTAAGGGAGCAAAGGGTGACccatatttttatctttttaactATCGGATTATCGGTGTTTTTAACACCAATGTTGAGTCATATTCCTATGCCGGTGTTATACGGCGTTTTTCTTTATATGGGAGTCGCTTCTTTGAAaggattacaattttttgataggATTCTTATTATGTTTATGCCGAATAAGTATCAACCTGATTATATGTTCCTGAGACAG GTTCCAATAAGACGTGTAcatatttttactttaattcaATTGGCTTGTTTGGTGTGTTTATGGGTGATTAAATCGTTCAGTACAACTTCAATCCTTTTCCCGTTGATGTTGGTGGTGATGATTGGTATTAGAAAATCGTTGGACTTTTTCTTCGCCCGGAGGGAATTGAAGATTTTGGACGATATCATGCCGGAGATGACTAAGAGACATCAACAGGATATGATCGAAGGATCTGAG CAGGATAAACCGATTCACCTGGAGAATGCGGGCAATTTGAAGATATCGTTGGCGAATGGGAACGTGATGAACATCCCGCTGTCGGCGATAAACATATCTGAAGAGGTTAATAAGACCGGGATCTGGAAGCAAGTCAATAGCTGCAATAAAACCGACAAGAAACGAGGTGCGTCCGTTTCAAG GTTCAGAAAGAAGAAACACTCGAAAAAGGAGGAGAAACGCGACGAGAGGAAGTTGGAGAAACGACTGTCAACGATGGCGGAAGAGGATGAAGAGGAGGGGATTACGATAAAG
- the LOC111424868 gene encoding sodium-driven chloride bicarbonate exchanger isoform X5 — MDPQDEAPIDPGAQKSAQTFDEKDFEGHRAHSVFVGVHVPGERRHSHRRHSHKHHHRSSSVHDGTDDERPKLLGIRRQFSISEEGEIFTPPAQRVQFILGEDADESSHETHPIFSEMEELVGEGEDMEWKETARWIKFEEDVEEGGNRWSKPHVATLSLHSLFELRSLLLNGTLFLDMEATSVDQIADMVLENMVNANTLALDKKDKVREALLRRHRHQHQTKKPVLPIIRSFAEIGRNYSTSKTEYSTHVMGFTTWLAVSHPGKVEESSFGESVGKSPEYGKFLSIPGQGSDKHDGMKKSASSISMSRHHHSTTDLSNGDIPQHNLQFMRKIPHGSEASNILVGEVDFLDKTISAFIRLSKASIMGDLTEVPVPTRFLFLLLGPANTNSGFHEIGRAMATLMSDEVFHEVAYRAKNRDHILAGIDEFLDAVTVLPPGEWDPSIRIEPPAAVPPQDSRKRPTTEKPTDEIDEEEEEQKLREESGLSRTGRLFGGLINDIKRKAPWYWSDIKDAVSMQCIASWIFLYFACLSPIITFGGLLSQATGRNMAAMESLVSGFVCGVGYGFFSGQPLTILGSTGPVLVFETIVFEFCQRVGWDYMSFRFWIGTWIAVILLILVAIDASALVCYITRFTEENFATLIAFIFIYKAVENVAIIGKSFPINPGLTNISYNCSCSLNGTITSLTTVDESTTLDKTSCLQLNGTLLGDGCTEFVPDVFLMSILLFLGTFTISVILKDFKNSLFFPSTVRQYVSDFAVIIAILSMTMLDFKVGINTPKLEVPQEFKPTSPDRTWIIDPFKNPIYTFILALLPALLGTILIFMDQQITTVIINRKENKLKKGGGYHLDLFVLAILIQICTLMGLPWFVAATVLSINHVNSLKVESECAAPGEKPQFLGVREQRVTHIFIFLTIGLSVFLTPMLSHIPMPVLYGVFLYMGVASLKGLQFFDRILIMFMPNKYQPDYMFLRQVPIRRVHIFTLIQLACLVCLWVIKSFSTTSILFPLMLVVMIGIRKSLDFFFARRELKILDDIMPEMTKRHQQDMIEGSEQDKPIHLENAGNLKISLANGNVMNIPLSAINISEEVNKTGIWKQVNSCNKTDKKRGASVSRFRKKKHSKKEEKRDERKLEKRLSTMAEEDEEEGITIKRNSVKDKSHWSVGEKKSDKSEETRV, encoded by the exons ATGGATCCACAGGATGAGGCTCCAATTGATCCGGGCGCACAGAAATCCGCACAAACTTTCGACGAGAAAGACTTTGAAG GACATAGAGCTCATTCAGTCTTTGTCGGAGTCCATGTGCCAGGGGAACGGAGGCATTCCCATAGAAGACATTCGCACAAACATCACCACAGAAGCTCTTCTGTTCATGATGGGACTGATGATGAACGACCAA AACTTCTTGGTATACGTAGACAATTCAGCATATCAGAAGAAGGGGAAATAT TCACTCCACCGGCTCAAAGAGTCCAATTCATCCTCGGCGAAGACGCCGACGAATCTTCCCACGAGACCCACCCGATTTTCTCAGAAATGGAGGAGTTGGTGGGTGAAGGTGAAGATATGGAATGGAAAGAAACAGCTAGGTGGATTAAATTCGAGGAAGACGTCGAAGAAGGTGGTAATCGATGGTCGAAACCGCACGTCGCCACGCTTTCTTTGCACTCCCTCTTCGAATTGAGGAGTCTCCTCCTCAATGGGACGTTATTTTTGGATATGGAGGCTACTTCGGTGGATCAAATTGCCGATATGGTTTTAGAGAATATGGTGAACGCAAATACTTTAGctttagataaaaaagataaagtcCGGGAAGCTCTTTTGAGAAGACATCGACACCAACATCAAACGAAGAAACCAGTTTTACCAATTATTAGATCTTTTGCTGAAATAGGAAGAAATTATTCTACGTCaaaaa CCGAGTATTCCACTCACGTTATGGGATTTACGACATGGTTAGCAGTTAGTCATCCCGGAAAAG TGGAAGAATCGTCTTTCGGTGAAAGTGTCGGAAAATCACCGGAATATGGAAAATTCTTGTCCATTCCAGGACAAG gATCGGACAAACACGATGGTATGAAAAAAAGTGCAAGTTCCATATCAATGTCTCGACACCATCACAGTACCACCGATTTAAGTAACGGAGATATCCCACAGCACAACTTACAATTTATGCGAAAAATTCCTCACGGATCTGAAGCTTCTAACATTTTAGTTGGAGAAGTTGATTTTTTGGATAAAACAATATCAGCGTTTATCCGTTTGAGTAAAGCCTCTATAATGGGAGATTTAACCGAGGTTCCGGTACCAACGAGATTCCTGTTCTTATTACTTGGACCTGCCAACACAAATTCAGGTTTTCACGAAATTGGAAGGGCTATGGCGACGTTAATGTCTGATGAGGTTTTTCATGAGGTGGCTTATCGAGCTAAAAATAGGGATCATATTTTAGCCGGGATTGATGAGTTTTTAGATGCCGTGACGGTTTTACCGCCAGGTGAATGGGATCCGTCGATTAGAATTGAACCTCCAGCTGCGGTTCCTCCTCAAGATTCACGAAAACGACCGACAACGGAGAAACCAACCGATGAAATTGACGAGGAAGAGGAAGAACAAAAGTTGCGCGAAGAATCCGGGTTATCTCGAACTGGAAGACTTTTTGGTGGGTTAATAAacgatattaaaagaaaagctCCTTGGTATTGGTCCGATATTAAAGACGCCGTGTCCATGCAATGCATCGCTTCGTggattttcttgtattttgcTTGTTTGTCTCCTATAATCACTTTTGGAGGATTACTTTCTCAAGCCACCGGAAGAAATATGGCAGCTATGGAATCATTGGTTTCTGGATTTGTGTGCGGAGTTGGTTATGGATTTTTTTCGGGACAACCCCTCACGATTTTAGGTTCAACCGGGCCCGTTCTTGTGTTTGAAACaatcgtttttgaattttgtcaACGAGTCGGCTGGGATTATATGTCTTTTCGATTTTGGATTGGAACCTGGATcgctgttattttattaatactcgTTGCCATTGATGCAAGTGCTCTTGTTTGTTACATTACAAGATTTACGGAGGAAAATTTTGCAACTCTCATTGcgttcatttttatttataag GCAGTGGAAAATGTTGCAATTATTGGAAAATCATTTCCAATCAATCCCGGTCTTACTAACATCTCCTATAACTGCTCGTGCtcgttaaatggaacgataacTTCTCTAACGACCGTTGATGAGTCTACCACCTTAGATAAGACGAGTTGTTTG cAATTAAATGGTACGTTACTCGGAGATGGATGTACCGAATTCGTTCCAGATGTCTTCCTTATGTCCATCTTACTCTTTTTGGGGACATTTACAATTtcggttattttaaaagatttcaaaaattccttaTTCTTTCCATCAAcg GTTCGTCAATACGTGAGCGATTTTGCTGTAATCATAGCAATTTTATCGATGACTATGTTGGATTTTAAAGTAGGAATAAATACTCCAAAATTAGAAGTGCCGCAAGAATTCAAACCAACATCTCCGGATAGAACCTGGATTATAGATCCTTTTAAAAATCCGATATACACGTTTATACTAGCATTACTTCCAGCTTTGCTTGGTACCATCCTTATATTCATGGACCAACAAATCACAaccgttattattaatagaaaagAGAATAAATTGAAGAAAGGTGGAGGTTATCACCTCGATTTATTCGTGCTAgcaattttgatacaaatttgCACATTAATGGGGTTGCCCTGGTTCGTAGCGGCTACGGTGTTATCGATAAATCACGTTAATTCTTTGAAAGTGGAGTCTGAGTGTGCAGCTCCTGGGGAGAAACCCCAATTTTTGGGGGTAAGGGAGCAAAGGGTGACccatatttttatctttttaactATCGGATTATCGGTGTTTTTAACACCAATGTTGAGTCATATTCCTATGCCGGTGTTATACGGCGTTTTTCTTTATATGGGAGTCGCTTCTTTGAAaggattacaattttttgataggATTCTTATTATGTTTATGCCGAATAAGTATCAACCTGATTATATGTTCCTGAGACAG GTTCCAATAAGACGTGTAcatatttttactttaattcaATTGGCTTGTTTGGTGTGTTTATGGGTGATTAAATCGTTCAGTACAACTTCAATCCTTTTCCCGTTGATGTTGGTGGTGATGATTGGTATTAGAAAATCGTTGGACTTTTTCTTCGCCCGGAGGGAATTGAAGATTTTGGACGATATCATGCCGGAGATGACTAAGAGACATCAACAGGATATGATCGAAGGATCTGAG CAGGATAAACCGATTCACCTGGAGAATGCGGGCAATTTGAAGATATCGTTGGCGAATGGGAACGTGATGAACATCCCGCTGTCGGCGATAAACATATCTGAAGAGGTTAATAAGACCGGGATCTGGAAGCAAGTCAATAGCTGCAATAAAACCGACAAGAAACGAGGTGCGTCCGTTTCAAG GTTCAGAAAGAAGAAACACTCGAAAAAGGAGGAGAAACGCGACGAGAGGAAGTTGGAGAAACGACTGTCAACGATGGCGGAAGAGGATGAAGAGGAGGGGATTACGATAAAG